GCCATTGTCAAGCACTACACACACCCGTCACTGCTCCTTCCGCATCCTTTTCACCGTACCACACCATGCCGGCAGgagcagcaccaagcgTGCCTCTCGACAAGAGGACCACCGCATACGAGAACATCTTTGGTCGTCCCTCGGCAAAGCCAAAAGGCCCACAACCTCAAGCTTTTGCCCAACCATCCAACCCCGCCACCGGCCCCTTCCGTGCCCCGCCAAACTCGTATGCCGTCCACCAGCGATGGAACGGCGCTCCTCCCAACGTCtacgctgctgcgcccTTCACTCCTAACGTCTACATCGATCCCAACTTGGCCATCTCGAACAATCCCACATACTATCCTTCCGCCTATACACCAGCTCCCTCCGACGCTTACGATCCACACGCCGCCGATCGAAGGATCAGCACTGCGCCGTCGCTCGCCGGCTCAGACCCTAGATCCTCCATGTCCAGCTACTCGCACTACAACGGCCTCGCAGCCGGTGCAGCCGTTGCAGCCAGCGCAGCCAGCGCAGCCGACGCCTACCGAGTCCCTTCCACCTCCGCCACCCCCGCCAGCGCCTACGCCACACACTACCTTGATCAACACCACTCTGGCGCCTCCAGCCATACCACCAACGCTGCCAGTGCTTCCAACGTAGATCAGCATCCCGCGTCAACTCCGCCGCCNNNNNNNNNNNNNNNNNNNNNNNNNNNNNNNNNNNNNNNNNNNNNNNNNNNNNNNNNNNNNNNNNNNNNNNNNNNNNNNNNNNNNNNNNNNNNNNNNNNNCGAGATCTACCAGTTCAGGTGCGCGTGCCCACCTCTGGCTTTGGCGCCTAAGACGGCTATGACGACGACCGCAGAATCTCGGCTCCCACCCCTCCCACCCGCGGCAACTCGGCCTCCAGCTTTGGTgccaccacctcgatctcCTCCATGACCTCGAACAAACTGCCTGCATCAACCTCGCGCTCGCCCGCCGCCACCACTCCCGCCACCTCGATCTACAACGGCATCCACCCCGGATccgcgctcgacgacgatgacgacgacgacgatgcgctgcCCACCGGTGTCTTTACGCTTCTGACCGACTGCTACTCACCCACCTGCTCGCGCGACCGTCTGTGCTACAGCATTGCCTGTCCGCGAcgcctcgagcagcaggcgcgACTCAACATGAAGCCACAACCTGTACTCCAACGTAGCGTCAGCAGAGAGTCGCTCAACGACACCAAGGAGCGAGGCGCGCTGTGGGCCGAATCCGTCTCGAAAGAAGTCTTTGACAGCATCAATGACACCGAAAGAAAACGCCAAGAAGCCATCAACGAGGTCATTTACACCGAACGCGACTTTGTCGCCGACATGGAATACCTCCGCGACCAGTGGGTCAAGCCGTTGCGCACCTCGGACGTCATCCCCGAAGACCATCGCGACGACTTTGTCACCCAGGTCTTCTGGAACCTGCTCGAGATCCACGCCGTCaatgccaagctcgccgagctgctcaccaAGCGCCAAAAGCAGGCCGACATCGTCGACCGCATCGGTGACAttctgctcgagatggtgccGCACTTCCAGCCCTTTGTCAATTACGGCGCCCACCAACTCTACGGCAAGTACGAATTCGAAAAGGAAAAGTCATCCAACGCCGCCTTTGCCAAGTTTGTCGACGAGACCGAACGTCTGCCACAGTcacgcaagctcgagctgaacGGCTACCTCACCAAGCCCACCACTCGACTCGCACGATACcccttgctgctcgaacaGGTTGTCAAGTATACCCCGGAGGATCACCCGGACAAGCAGACCATCCCCAAGGTCATCAAGATCGTCCGAGAGTTCCTCACAAAGGTCAACGTCGAGACCGGAAAGAGCGAGAACCGCTTCACGCTCGCCCAACTCGACCAGCAACTCGTCTTCAAGCAGGGCGAGGCGGTCGATCTGCGCCTTCGAGACGAACAGAGAGAGCTCGTCTTCAAGGGTCCGCTCAAGAAGCGAGGCGGTACGCAGAGCGAAAGCGCCGAGCTACAGGTCTTCTTGTTCGACCACGCCCTGCTCATGGTCAAGCCCAAGACGGTCAACAAACACGACCTCTACAAGGTCTATCGCAAGCCCATCCCTCTTGAGCTGCTTATCGTCACCGTCTACGACGAGGTCCCCACAGGCAAGGGCTCCTCGACGCGCCCCAAATCCATCATGTCGCGCACTTCGACCGGCACACGCTACAGCGCCACCCCAGGCACAGCGCCCAAACAGGACGCCAAGACCGGCTACGCTCTCACCTTTACCTACCTCGGCAAGAAAGGCTACTCGATGACGCTCTGGGCCAGCACCTTTGTCAGCCGCAAAAAGTGGTTCGAGAACATCGAGTCGAGACAAGACATTCTGCGACAGCGCAGCAACATCTTTGACACGATCACACTCTCGGAAAACTTTTTCCTGGGTCCCAACCGAGTCAACTGCTCGGTGCCCTTCGACTTTGGCCGCAGGATCATCTACGGCACCGACGATGGCGTCTACCTCTCCGACCTACGTGAAAAGGCGCGCCCGCCCACCAAGGTGCTCCCCTTGCCTGGTGTCACACAGGTCGATGTGCTCGAGGAGTACCAGATCCTCATCGTACTTGCCGAAAAGTCGGTACACACCTTCACCCTTGACGCCTTGGACCCATCGGACCCAATGGGCTCGCTCAAGCGTGGCCGCCGCATCTCGTCGCACACGTCGTTCTTCCGTGCCGGCATCTGCTTGGGTCGAACGCTGGTTTGCGtcgtcaagtcgagctcttTGTCTTCGACcatcaagacgctcgagccaaTCGAGCAGAACGTGCgcggcaagaagcagcCCACCTTTAAGAAACTGCTGCAGGGCGGACAGGACACGCTGCGCGTCTTCAAGGAGTTTTACATTCCCaccgagtcgagctcgatccacTTTCTCAAGACCAAGCTTTGCGTCGGCTGCACCAAAGgcttcgagatcgtcgacctcgagacgctcgacaCGCAGGGCTTGCTCGATCCGGCCGacgcctcgctcgactttgtccACCGCAAGGAGAACGTCAAGCCGATCGCCATCTACCGCATCTCGGGCGTATTCCTGCTGTGTTACGACGAGTTTGCCTTTTACGTCAACAAAAATGGGTGGCGCGCCAAGGGCAACTGGATCATTCACTGGGAGGGCAATCCGACGTCGTTTGCTTACCATCATCCGTACGTGCTGGCCTTCGAGCCGAGCTTTGTCGAGGTGCGACACGTCGAGACGGGAGCGCTCCACCAGGTTATTACCGGTGTCAATCTGCGGTGCCTGTTTGCCGATGTGCCACCGCCCACACCGagcgtgcagcagcagaacgCAcaagcggcggcggtgatGCGAGTCAATCCCTTCAACGCAGCCATGGCCGGGCCATACGCACGACCCATGCCGCCTCTGCAGAACGGAATGGGTCCACCCATAGCACCGTTCGCCGCTGCACGACCGGGCTTTGTGCCTCCGCACGCTGCCAACGGCACCATGGTGCCTGGAGCGCCTGGTGTGGCCGGCTACGGCGCCGGCGTCCGACCGGTAGCGCCGCCGATGCGACCAGGAGCACCGCCCTTTCCTGGAGCGCCTATGGTTCATCCGgccgccgcagcagctggagGCGCCTTCCCGCCCGGCGCACGTCCGCCTATGCCGTATGCCTTCCAGCAAGCATCGGCACCAAGACCGCCACCGGTGCAACGCAATCCTGTGTGGGAGTCGGTCGCTGCCAGCCGCAATCAAATCGTGTTTATTGGCGACACGACCGTGTTCTGTGTGCGGCTGCACACCGACAAGGactcgagcagcggcaCTATCTCGCCGTCGAGTTCGGCCAAGGGTTGATGTCGGGTTACATTTCGCTCGGATAGGTGGGTCTACAGGACCAGTGCTAACGCTTTGTTGTTTGTGGGGTGACAGCTTTGATTTCTCTTGTACATCACGcatgcattcacgattgtcttTTGCCTTTTCGCTTGCTGgttgtgtgtgtgtgtgtgtgtgtgtctgGCACGCGGCATTTTTTGCATGAATGTAAGATTGTAGTGTGCGTGGATGGTCGGAGCTTTCGTACGTGTAGTTTGATGACAAATGGCGAGAAATCGGATTGAGTCGGAGGTGGTGGAAATTCGCACGAGTTTGTGGAAGTTCGGCTCCGTTGGCTATGTTGGCTGTTGGGTGAGGGCGAAGAAGgcagaatcgtgaatcgcaaAACTACGTTGATGATTCGAGGTATTGCTAGCGATGATTGTTGTTGTTCTGCATCCAACACTGTAACCACTCTGCGCGAAATCAGCAAGAATGCGTGCTTCTCAGGCTTCATTCTCGGGCATGCCTACGGGCAAGAAATACGTAAGTGTCTGTAACGCGGACGGATGCGTTGGGGGTACAGTTTAAGATGTCAAGGATGGATATCGTGTTGGGATGGATGGTGTTGATGAATCGACTAGTTGGCGAGGTGTAGACCAACCATTATTGACGCAACGGTTTTCTTTCACTTGTCTTCTCCCCCTGCTTGGTTGACGATGTGTTGATGTCTGTTCTCTCGACTTGGTACGAACCGCGCATCAACTGACAAACGTTTGAAACTCGACCGACGAATCGTACGGCTTGAATTGCACAACGTTGGGACGATCGAACCACGACGACTCGGATCACTTGGCAAACGCTCGCACTCTCGCACACCACGTATTTCGCACGACTTGATGCGTGAACCCCATGCATTGTGTATCACTCACCACGTTTCACACTCACAGATGGGCTGGTGGGGCGACATGGGCGGGCCAACCCAACGAGGCATCGTCCAGTATTCGGTATCGCCGTTCCAGCAGAATGCGATGAAGGGTGCGCTGCACTCGTACATCTTCTATGGCTTCAAGCGCATCATGCAGCAGGCGCCCTACTTTGTGCTCCCCTTCGGCTTCGGTTATGGCCTCATCGCGTGGGCTAAGGGCAAGAACGCTTACTACAACTCGAAAGCTGGTCACCTCGAGCACGGTCACGACGAGTAAACTGTACACATTTCACTACTAGCTCGCCTCAAGTATAGTTTGCATTCCTCGAAACGGTTGGTTGTGTCGCTTGTGTGCTGCAACGGATTGCGAGCTTCGCTCGGAACGTctgccattcacgatcctTGGCGCTGACGTACAGGTCGTGCCATGTACTGTCGACAAATACGCCGGCATAGTTGGCCGTGCAAGTTGCCGATAAGTATCGAGCTAGATGCGCACGTTCAGATATTGTTATGCATGCCGTAACGCTGTCCGAACTGAGTGTCCTCGAACCATCTTGCCAACTGATtctgagcagcagagagGCACACATGCGTATCTACCGAGGCGCCGTCCTTTCTGCTCCTATCACGAATACGTTCGGTCGCAACCGCGTTGGACCGTTCGATTGATAGATCAGCTCGACCTTGGCTGTGTCTCGGAGGCGTACATCGAGTGTGCAAGCTTGTGGTGCATCTTGTGTCGCGTGCTCTGAGTGCAATGTGATGCGTACACTgcacgaatgtgaatcacgaatgcaccTAGACCGCACGTTGCAGCACGTCGCTCTTTGTGAACCATACTCGGTCGCATCTAGATTCGCTACgcctgattcgtgattgcgacCGCGAAAGCTCAACGTAACTTGGCCTCGCTTCCCGCCACCAGAGCTCCCACCAACGCTGCCTCGGTCTTCGCTGCCACGTTCAAGTTGTTGCCCAATACTTACAACTTGCCGCAACATGTCAGCCCGTCATTTGCCATCGCATACGCTTTCCAACCAATGCGCGTCATCTCTTGCCCATCGCTCCCATTACTAGCGCCCTCGATGCGTCGCTGGCTAATCATACATGCCCAAATACCACTTGATCGGTTCAAGCGTCAAGAGCGAGACACTCTGTAGCTCCATTGGCGTTAAGTCAGCGTTGGCTATCGCCGATTCGGACCCGGATCAGAGCAGCTCAAAACGAGAACACACCAGCGTACAGCACGGCAACTTtcttcattcacgattcacgattgagtTGTGATCATTCATGAACCCAACCAACCGTGAATAaattcaatcacgaatctgaatACCAACGCACAGTTATATACTTCTCCACCGTTCGAAAAAATATACTTTGCGTTGATAAGACCTTCATAAACACGAAAAAATAGTTCCCTGCCGGGGAATCGAACCCCGACCTGAGCAGATCCTGATTGTAGAATCAGTCTGACTGAAAGTGCCCTATCCTAACCGTTAGACGAACAGGGAGTTTTTGCAAGTATCATTGAGAGAGCATATTATGTTTATAACAGTTACACTTAGTTTGAGTGCATGATCCATTTGGAGAACATCATACCAAACGTTGTACGATCCGCTGTCAGACAGGTACGAAATAGACGCCCCAAGCTGATGGAAAGATCCAGATCCAGATCCAGTGCCATAGTGCTCAGATTGGTTCGCGCGCAGATGGCTCCCAAAAGTCAAGCGATTCAAAAACGCCCATAGCGTATATGTGTCTTGTTGGTTTGAGAAACGAAGTGTAGGGAGTAACGGGGGGCAGCGCATGGACCCATTTTGAGTGGCCGCGCCAAAGCCCGCAATAActatttgtgattcacgattctggcACGAGCGCGCATGATGAATCTGCGAATGTATAACCGGCCGACAAGCGTGCCACTTGGCTCGGCGCTATACATGCGctcaaccacgaatcgccATCACGGACGACAAGCGACACCCAAATACGGTTCAGGCTGGACAAGAGACGCGACGTATCCAGCGATTTCTACTCTGGCACCAAGCATCGACTGCAGTCATGGCCACATCTCCGGTCGCTGGTGTTTACCACAACACGCTCCTGCAAGCGGTCTACTTTGGGCctggctcgctcgctacctcgcttgctgctgcgatcgaggcgctgAATCTCAAGAACAAGAAAGCGTTTATACTGACAGGCAAGAGTCTGGccaccaagaccaagctgatcgagcgtgttgagcaTATTCTCTCGTGCAAAGGCTACTACAGTGGCGAGACGTATTTTGACATTGGAGAGCATGCGCCAGTAGCAGGTATACGGGAGGCAGTGCAACGTATCAAGCGATCGAATGCGGACGTGATTATCGCTGTGGGTGGCGGCTCGCCCATCGACGCTGCGAAAGCGGTCTCGTTCTACCGACATGAACAAGAATATGGGCAAGAGAGCGCCAGAAGTGGGACGACTAGTGCGGATCTGTTCATCCCAACGATTGCGGTGCCTACGACGCTTTCGGTAGCAGAGACCACGCAGAACGCCGGGTTCAAGTCGGACCAAGGACACAAGATCGGCGTCTCGTCCAAGAACCTCGTCCCTCGTGCTGTTATCTATGATGCTGAGCTGACACTGGATACGCCAGAACGTCTGTGGTTGTCCACGGGCATCCGTGCGCTGGATCATGCGATCGAGTACCTGTATCGACCCGACACGCATCCTTTGTTGCGTCCCAGCGTCCAATCGGCAATCCGTCATCTGTTCACCTACTTGCCACTGTGCAAGGCGGATCCTCAAAACGTCGACGTCAGGCAAAAACTTCAATTATCCTCTTTCAACTCTCTGTGGCCCGAGGCGAGGACGGGTGCGCTCGGACTATCGCATGGCCTCGGTCACAAGCTCGGCGCCACTTACGCCATCCCACACGGCATCACGAGCTGCATCACTCTCGGCGCCACGGTCCGCTTTGTCGCCAACTGGAAGCATACACCAGTCTCGCACCTTGAGAACCTGGCAGATACGCTTGCGTTCATTCCTGCGCCATACAACCCGACTCCCGCTCCGCTCGGCAACAGCGTGGCTACCGATGCCAAAGACGTATGCGAGCAAGAGCTCAAGACGTTGCGCCAAAACGCGACGCTGGTTGGCGACGCAGTGCAGaggctcgtcgacgatcttggACTGCATACCACACTCAAGGAATGCGGACTGCGTCCCGAAGAGACCGACGTGGTGGCAACAAAGATAACAGGAGACCATCACAAGGGGGGCGAGTATTGGAACGGCGTCAAAGCAATCCTCGACAGTGTGTATCAGTGACTAGCGCACGAGCGGCTGTAAACAGGGCACTTTTCACCTCACCACAGGCGCTCCGAGCGGAGCGGTCTGACTATTCGTGTGAACTGGGTTGTGTGGAATGGTATGATGTTGACTTGCACGTTGGACGAAATGGACCAAGGCACGTATGGATTGGTGAGAGACTGTGGATGTGGTTTCGATTGCACTGCGCGCAATCAGTCATCGTCCATGTCCATGCTGTTCTCGCTCGTGTTCGTATGTGACTTTCGTGAACGCAACGGCATGGTGCTCTGCTCCTTAGCATCTGGCGCTTCGCtgttgatcgagatgggCTCGCGGCTCTCTTGTAGTGTCGCGATGGGCGGCcgatcctcgtcgtcgtcgtcgtcgtcgtcatcgtcgctgtcaTCTGCACGCAGCTTGAGTCTGCTTCCCCTTTCGGtgctgctcggcttggaCGGCGTTGTATCCACCAATGCATGCACAGCTTGATGTGATGCTCTTGGCGTACCGCGCGCGCCACCAGGattgttgctgttgaacGGCGATCCGACGGGTGCTGAGCTGGGACGACGAGAGTTAAAGTGGGCGCAGTGAGGGCAGATGTACTGCACCTCGCTGAACTCTTGTT
This Mycosarcoma maydis chromosome 11, whole genome shotgun sequence DNA region includes the following protein-coding sequences:
- a CDS encoding putative Rho family guanine nucleotide exchange factor, translated to MPAGAAPSVPLDKRTTAYENIFGRPSAKPKGPQPQAFAQPSNPATGPFRAPPNSYAVHQRWNGAPPNVYAAAPFTPNVYIDPNLAISNNPTYYPSAYTPAPSDAYDPHAADRRISTAPSLAGSDPRSSMSSYSHYNGLAAGAAVAASAASAADAYRVPSTSATPASAYATHYLDQHHSGASSHTTNAASASNVDQHPASTPPGNSASSFGATTSISSMTSNKLPASTSRSPAATTPATSIYNGIHPGSALDDDDDDDDALPTGVFTLLTDCYSPTCSRDRLCYSIACPRRLEQQARLNMKPQPVLQRSVSRESLNDTKERGALWAESVSKEVFDSINDTERKRQEAINEVIYTERDFVADMEYLRDQWVKPLRTSDVIPEDHRDDFVTQVFWNLLEIHAVNAKLAELLTKRQKQADIVDRIGDILLEMVPHFQPFVNYGAHQLYGKYEFEKEKSSNAAFAKFVDETERLPQSRKLELNGYLTKPTTRLARYPLLLEQVVKYTPEDHPDKQTIPKVIKIVREFLTKVNVETGKSENRFTLAQLDQQLVFKQGEAVDLRLRDEQRELVFKGPLKKRGGTQSESAELQVFLFDHALLMVKPKTVNKHDLYKVYRKPIPLELLIVTVYDEVPTGKGSSTRPKSIMSRTSTGTRYSATPGTAPKQDAKTGYALTFTYLGKKGYSMTLWASTFVSRKKWFENIESRQDILRQRSNIFDTITLSENFFLGPNRVNCSVPFDFGRRIIYGTDDGVYLSDLREKARPPTKVLPLPGVTQVDVLEEYQILIVLAEKSVHTFTLDALDPSDPMGSLKRGRRISSHTSFFRAGICLGRTLVCVVKSSSLSSTIKTLEPIEQNVRGKKQPTFKKLLQGGQDTLRVFKEFYIPTESSSIHFLKTKLCVGCTKGFEIVDLETLDTQGLLDPADASLDFVHRKENVKPIAIYRISGVFLLCYDEFAFYVNKNGWRAKGNWIIHWEGNPTSFAYHHPYVLAFEPSFVEVRHVETGALHQVITGVNLRCLFADVPPPTPSVQQQNAQAAAVMRVNPFNAAMAGPYARPMPPLQNGMGPPIAPFAAARPGFVPPHAANGTMVPGAPGVAGYGAGVRPVAPPMRPGAPPFPGAPMVHPAAAAAGGAFPPGARPPMPYAFQQASAPRPPPVQRNPVWESVAASRNQIVFIGDTTVFCVRLHTDKDSSSGTISPSSSAKG
- a CDS encoding putative ubiquinol-cytochrome c reductase complex protein — encoded protein: MRASQASFSGMPTGKKYMGWWGDMGGPTQRGIVQYSVSPFQQNAMKGALHSYIFYGFKRIMQQAPYFVLPFGFGYGLIAWAKGKNAYYNSKAGHLEHGHDE
- a CDS encoding uncharacterized protein (related to Lactaldehyde reductase): MATSPVAGVYHNTLLQAVYFGPGSLATSLAAAIEALNLKNKKAFILTGKSLATKTKLIERVEHILSCKGYYSGETYFDIGEHAPVAGIREAVQRIKRSNADVIIAVGGGSPIDAAKAVSFYRHEQEYGQESARSGTTSADLFIPTIAVPTTLSVAETTQNAGFKSDQGHKIGVSSKNLVPRAVIYDAELTLDTPERLWLSTGIRALDHAIEYLYRPDTHPLLRPSVQSAIRHLFTYLPLCKADPQNVDVRQKLQLSSFNSLWPEARTGALGLSHGLGHKLGATYAIPHGITSCITLGATVRFVANWKHTPVSHLENLADTLAFIPAPYNPTPAPLGNSVATDAKDVCEQELKTLRQNATLVGDAVQRLVDDLGLHTTLKECGLRPEETDVVATKITGDHHKGGEYWNGVKAILDSVYQ